The genomic DNA tgtctgtttgtttaacagaaacattagAAGGAAAGTGAACTGGCATGGGGCATGTATTCCATGGGTACAAAGACAATATGCTTTTATATAATTACAAAACACCCTGCTCCATAATTTAGAGCTTTTCTGTGCCTAAAGTTTAGGAGGTTTGCAAGGGAGAATACCCGATTTTGTGCGAACTCAAACAACGCACCATATATAATTtatgcaaacatacatgcacgtatgcccacacagacacacacacacacacacacacacacacatactttttaTATAAGCAACGACTAATAAACCACTCATACAATTATGGTTCACTAACTTGTGAAAAAGTGAAGCTGCTTAAAACGTGTACTCCCACTTCTATCACCATTGGGttcaatgtgaaaaaaaaaatcagtttggcTGAAATGCCTTTGCAGAAGGTCAGTAAACACCAATCCTGTTTGCGTGCATAGGTCATGTGACATGGGCAAGACACAAGAAATCAGGAAATTTACAGTGAGCTGGACTTGCAGCTGGAGAAAGTAACAAGAAAAACCTGTGTCTCACCAGTCTATAGAAGTTGGCGAACCGCTTCTAGGAATTTGCCCCACAATAAAggtaaaaggggaaaaaaatgatcaaaaagtGATAAAATATCAACTGCATGCGTCCACACCCCCCAATAAAGTAATCCTTGTAAAGTGCGGCATGAATCCACACAACTGTTGTCCAACCACAAACAGAAGGTGATGCCGCATCTCGTGCTGCGCCACTTCTGCCCCCTTCCAACCTAACCAGCTGGCAGTACATAAAAAACTTTGTCCTGTCCAACCAACACCTCCAACTGATTGGCAGACCAATAGATGGGACCTCAGTCCtttacctgtgttttctctATGGCTTGGTATCCGATAGACACATCTTCCAACTGTCtatttattaataaaacaattatatcaacaaacatttcagtaagTACACaaggaagaaaagcaaaaaataaaaaaaaaccacactaaaacatatatttttttaatgggtgaccATTACAATGTATTGTAGGATGGATGTGCAATTCCTCATCTTCTCAGACAAGTGCGGAGTCATGCAATAGTGGGTGCACCTACAAGAGTCAGGTTACTGGACATGTTGAATGGTGAGCAAGATTAGTATGAATCAGTaagtaagcaaataaataaataaataaataaacttggGCACCTAGTTAATATTTTTATGGCTGAAATTACTGGAAGttcaaaatattcagctgtACGCTAAATTCTTCAACAAACCTTTCCTGTTGTACtttaaaacaattcaaacaacaaaaccaaTGTAATTTATCagcagaaatgtaaaaagaaacaacaatgaGTCTTATTCAAATATGCACCATTTCATGTGCTTTGCAGGGGGGGTAACTATCTTTAGCCATGCTAAATGCAGCGTGTCCTCTAGCCTTCCAGCTAGGTAAGGAGAATTCATGGAATATGTGCAAGTTAACTGATTATTcctaatgttgtgtttttgtttttcatacatCTTCTTATGCTCAAACttggacacatcatcagtgctGTATCCTGGAGTCATCGGGTGCTTCTGGTCTCACAACAGACACCCTCATCCAGGCAACCTGACTGAGTTTGATCAAGCCTCAGCCTGTGTCCAAGTGGCATTCTACTCACCCCACTAGTCCCCCCTTTTCAGCCAGAGGCATCTGGATGCtttctccaccacctccacgtTGTTGTTGATGGCTCTTCTCCTGCTCACTCCTGTGATGCCCTGGGTTCTATAGGCCTTGCTGAGGGAATGACTTACAAACCCCCAACTGCCCACCTCCACTGGCATGCACCTGATCCTCCACCCGTTTCCGTGGCAGTCCTCCATCAGCTCCTGATACttcaccctcttcctctcatGCACATTTTCCATCCTCTCCTCCCAGGGAGTCTGCTGTTGTCTCTGCTTGGGCATTGTGCCAAGCTAGATCTCACCCTCCCCACCCCTTTCTCCACTTCACTCAAACGGGGCTCCTTCAGATTGAAGTATTGAAGTCTGCTGTTGGCTCTGGTGGTGTTATCAGCGCATTACATGCACTCAGTAGTCTCTTCTGGTGTTGCTGTAGGTGCGCTTATGGTAGTCGTTGATGGCGCCTCTGGAGCAGGTCAAATGGCTGGTCCTCTTCTGACCAGGGAGCTGTTTGGTCAACTTGAAGGGGTTGGCCAGGAATCCTGCTCTCTTTCAACTTAAtatcattatatatatttttttaaatatcagtgtATAACAGTCCAGATTGCTCTTCAGGCTTAAAGCAGAAAGTCATAGATAGGTGTTATATATGGCCTATCAGAGCAATGAATTTGTACAATGCAGAACCCATTAAAGGGAGGCATGGTggttcacagcaagaaggttccgGGTCCAATTCCCCGGCTGGGCAggcagggtcctttctgtgtggtttgcatgttctccacgtgtctgcatgggtttcctccaggtgctccgGTTCACtaccacagtccaaagacatgcaggttaggtgaattggagacactaaattgcccctaggtatgaatgtgtgtgagtgtgtttgtctgtgtgtctgccctgcgatgtactggcgacctgtccagggtgtttccccgcctttcaccctatgagcgttgggataggctccagcaccctctgcCACTCTACCGCGATCCTAACTAGGATAAGCATCTTGTTGGATTTTCtagtgattttacaagtaaacgaaccggagcaaaagcgcgcttggagaaaagctttatttggtggtggtggtggaacccggcagcaagtcTGCTTGCGCCGCaacttaactcagagaactgttaccctTAtaggccttttataccatgaagcaaacagacaataggtgtacaacgttgcttgatgcaaatcagaatcgaGGcgttaatgctaaattccccttttgtctgtgatggctgccattcgcccattaccggttgtattttgccttaatcaattgctcttggctccaataGTAACGcagcgccaaaggtgtgaagctttctttgcatctatggtaataagaccatcaggttaaacagttctcctatcatgaaccatgtctgttcagatgtcactataatcttacagtcTTAAATTGTCTGTTATCAGCTGTATAATGCTCACTATTAGGGCTGCCACCTTTTAATAATAGAATAAGGAATAGAAAAATACAGCGACTTAGGTTGCTGTTTTTAACTGGGAGCTACAAAGAAACCACTGAGTTACACCTAATGGAGACGATGACCGTGATGTGCAATCGAACAGTACGCAGAGCTTGTTGGTCTATagctcaccactgaaattaaacttcccCACTACGCTTGTAGAACTGGTTTGATTTCACCTGATGTTATGTTATTCTGAGCACTTTGAGGACCAAGTGTATGAAACGACATGTACAAAAATAGGGGACAAATCGCGTCCCTTATTGATTCAATACGGGacgcagcattttattttccaatacagGATGGGTGGCAACCCTACTCGCTATTCAAAACGAGAATCACAAACAACACTAGAACAGACATGTTAGAACACTGATTCTGCCCAGCTAGTTCATTTTCTTACAatgtaaataataatgattGTGAATAATGAGCATGATGATCTAAGAGGAACTTCAATAAATCTTATTTAGCCCGctaaaaaacagcagaaacttATTTCTTGTATGGTATTGGATCTTCAGACCACCTGCTGTTTAAGACTAAGATGATCATTACATTATTTGACAGTTGTCACTATACGACCCAATGCTTCCTGTTTAATCCCTAATTAAAGCAACAATTCTCCTCATGCTTGTTAGCATTCACAGACTTATGTGCATCGTTTAATTGTATTTGATATGTTTCCAACTGCAACCTCTTTCAGTTAAGCTTTGCATTTAAATGTAGTATGGAGTGGAACCAAATTTCCTTGTCTTATCTATTGTTCGACTGAATGTAAATACATGGTTTGCCATTATCTGCTGTTGTGTTGTCATCATTCTTTCATTatcaccttctttttttcctttcaaattaGTGTGTTTTTCCTATGCTGTTTGATTATCTGCCATTGGAGAACTATCTCAGTGGGGATTACAGCTGAGCTGAATAAGGAATATAAGTATCACCCTTCATTCGATTTGAGCCCATTACAGTAAGAACATCATGACCCATTAAAAAGTCTCTGTtgatttccattttcatttggaACCAGGGATAAAACACAAAGGCGCTATGGATGCAATGAATTTGTCAGCCTTCAAAGGAGCTGATTCAAGCCAGTTTTGCTATCCAGCAGCGAATGACTCTTGTGTGAAGGGGACCTACAGTAAAGGAGCTCAGATCATCTTGTATATTCTATTGGTTGTAAGCATAGTGGTCACCATACTTGGTAACTTGGCAGTCATTGTGTCCATAGCACATTTCAGACAGTTGCACACACCAACCAACATGCTTGTGATGTCTCTGGCACTTGCGGATATGCTGCTGGGAGTGTTTGTCATGCCGTTGAGCATTGTAAGGTCTGTTGAAGGATGCTGGTACTATGGTGatgctttctgtttgttgtaCTCCGGTTTTGACGTATTATTTTCATCTGTGTCCATATTCCACCTGATTTGTATAGCTATAGATCGATACCAAGCTGTGTGTAATCCGTTACATTACCCAACCAGGATAACTATACCCGTGGCATGGCTCATGATTGCTTTGAGTTGGGGTGTTGCTGCAATCTATTCCTTTGGACTTttgtattttaaagaaaatactGCGGAACTAGACGAGTTTATTGAAACAATATATTGCTTAGGGAGCTGTAATTTGTTGTTTAATGCATTGTGGGGAGCACTAGCTTTTCTCCTACCATGCTCTGTCATGGCTGGATTatatgcaaaaatatttttaattgcGAAAAAACACGCTAAGAAGATTGTTGAAGCGGGCCTCAGCCACAGAAATTGCAACaaggaaaacagaaatcaaattTCTCAGAGTTCTGAGCGCAAGGCTGCAAAAACATTAGGCATTGTTGTGGGTGCATTTATCTTCTGCTGGATGCCTTTCTTTATTAACTCTCTGGTTAATCCTTACACAAATGTTGCAACCCAAACCATTTTCTTTGAAGTGTATTTGTGGCTGGGCTACTTTAATTCTACAATAAACCCTATCATATATGCACTTTTTTATCCATGGTTCAGAAAATCGATTTATCTAATTGTTTCATTAAAGATATTTCAGACACATTCCTGTGATATAAATGTCTTTACCCCTTAACTTTTCACCAGTTTTTACTTCCCTCCCTCTGTATGTCACAAATGGCCTTCATACAGTTCAAACAAATCTGTCATGCATGTGAAAGTAAGACTATGCAgaataacatttttcataatatGGCACTTTTTCCACATAGTAtgaaagagcattttttttcagtatttaaaaacacatacatttacaaatcGCGAAGAGGAAAAATTGAGAGATAtagtgtgaagaaaaaaagaaagaaaaagaaagagactgttAAAAATTAATGCAGAACTGTGAAGGGAGAAATAGGACCCAGCATGAAGAATCAGGAAATTAACGTTtctattttctgtctctgtttaaccATCTGTGGTTCAGTCAAAAATGTTCTGTATATTCTACAGCATAATGACATTCTAGGAGCTCTCATATAAAACAACCAAAATTAGTTTtgtggtttatgtatttgactTTTATTCGCCAAACAACTGTAATCTTTTGAATATAAAACATTTGCACAAGCATTGATACActattgtattttgtatgttgttCATGTATTACGGTAGGTGTTAGAAATACAATGATAGTTTCACTTCCCCTTGCCTtactctgttgctctctctaaAATGCTCATACTTTTATGGATGGAGAATGTGGAACTGCTGCTTTACTATTACTAGTAGAATAGCTTGTAATACTTTATACGTATAGAAACAAGTTGTAATATTAACACTATAATTATGTACCTCCAATAATTATCTAATGAATCAACATATTACTAAAAAGCCTAAAGTTTTAGCATGAAAAATCAGTTTGGAGATCTTAATCAGAATTCATAGTATGACAGTATTAACTGCCTGGGTTATGGTTAAATAAGGGTTagatttttgcttttgattggctgctgaGGTAAAATGCTTCACAACATAGCTGATGGTCCTGTTATTATTCTACAGTAAAATATaattcagggagagagagttgcaaCATTTCAGACTTTCCACAACTGAAGCCGTTTTCTTTAGCTATTAATTTCCCAGTAATTTTTCAATATTAATCAACTTAAAAAGATCCCCTCTTGATAAAAGAGTCCAGATACTAATATTATAAGCCTAATGTATGAAATGTTGCTGAAACACACTTAATGATTAAAATATACACAGTACAAAGTGTTTTGCTTAGCTTATTTATCTTAAAGTTTCAATAGTGCTATAGATATGAGATAATTAAGATATAGAAACCATTCTTCCAAAAGGTATTCCCTCATTTGGTGCTTTGATGATGGCGTTGGAGAGCGCTGTCTAACACGTCGGTCCAAAATCTCCCATAGGTGTTCAACTGAGTGGAGATCTGGTGACTTCGAGGGCCATAACATATGATTCACAGTCATCAAGCCATTCAGCGACCCCTCGTGCCCTATGGATGAAGGCATTGCCATCCTGGAAGAGACCACTTTTATCAGGACAGAAATGTTTCGTCATAGGATAAAGATGATTACACAGAACAACTTTGTATCAATTTGCATT from Chanos chanos chromosome 8, fChaCha1.1, whole genome shotgun sequence includes the following:
- the LOC115819356 gene encoding trace amine-associated receptor 13c-like; amino-acid sequence: MNLSAFKGADSSQFCYPAANDSCVKGTYSKGAQIILYILLVVSIVVTILGNLAVIVSIAHFRQLHTPTNMLVMSLALADMLLGVFVMPLSIVRSVEGCWYYGDAFCLLYSGFDVLFSSVSIFHLICIAIDRYQAVCNPLHYPTRITIPVAWLMIALSWGVAAIYSFGLLYFKENTAELDEFIETIYCLGSCNLLFNALWGALAFLLPCSVMAGLYAKIFLIAKKHAKKIVEAGLSHRNCNKENRNQISQSSERKAAKTLGIVVGAFIFCWMPFFINSLVNPYTNVATQTIFFEVYLWLGYFNSTINPIIYALFYPWFRKSIYLIVSLKIFQTHSCDINVFTP